One window of Nocardia sp. NBC_00508 genomic DNA carries:
- a CDS encoding DUF3558 domain-containing protein, with translation MTSRRNSRRLTILTTGAALVLTGCGSSTDDNAAPTGASSANQSVAPDVPTGYDPCTDIPQSVLDSENLRSKDTDDSKASGGIRWRGCGWVQTDGYAPFIRTTNLTVDMVRDKKFADTREYTINNRRAISTRQVEEHPDAVCTINVEMKGGSLEFFLSNPPSNRKTGQLDTCALAKTLAEKVVPTMPATV, from the coding sequence ATGACATCAAGGCGGAATTCGCGGCGACTGACCATCCTCACCACCGGTGCCGCGCTCGTTCTGACAGGCTGCGGTTCCTCGACCGATGACAACGCCGCGCCAACTGGCGCTTCCTCCGCCAACCAGAGCGTCGCCCCTGACGTGCCCACCGGCTACGACCCCTGCACCGACATCCCCCAAAGCGTGCTCGACTCCGAAAATCTGCGCAGCAAGGACACAGACGACTCCAAAGCATCGGGAGGAATCAGATGGCGCGGCTGCGGATGGGTACAAACCGATGGATACGCACCCTTCATTCGCACAACGAACCTCACCGTAGACATGGTGCGCGACAAGAAGTTCGCTGACACCCGCGAATACACCATCAACAATCGCCGTGCGATCTCTACGCGGCAGGTCGAAGAACATCCCGACGCCGTGTGCACCATCAACGTGGAGATGAAAGGCGGAAGCCTCGAATTCTTCCTCAGCAATCCTCCGTCGAATCGTAAGACCGGCCAACTCGACACCTGCGCACTCGCGAAGACCTTGGCGGAGAAGGTAGTGCCGACGATGCCTGCCACTGTTTGA